DNA from Desulforegula conservatrix Mb1Pa:
CCTGGAATATCAAATGTTTTCAAGGTGATATAACGATGAACGGCATTCTGGAGTTCTCTAACATTACCGGGCCAGACATATTTTTTCATGGCTGAGATCAAGTGATCTGGGATTGATTCGATTTCGTCATTTCTGAAAATCTCGCAGAAGTGCTGGACAAGAAGCGGTATATCTTCAACTCTCTCCCTTAAAGCAGGCAGGTTTACAGGAACTACATGGATTCTGTAAAAAAAATCACGCCTCATTTTGCCTTGTTTGATAAGAGCTGAAAGGTCACGGTTTGTTGCTGCAATTATTCTGAAATTGCTGTGCCTGACCTCATTAGAACCTATCGGCGTAAAACCTCCGCCCTCAATGGCCCTGAGAAGCTTCACCTGCATACCAAGACCAATCTCACCTATTTCATCAAGGAAAAGAGACCCTTGATCTGCCTGCTCAATAAAACCGGAATTATCCCTGACAGCTCCCGAAAATGCTCCTTTTTTATATCCGAAAAACTCGCTTTCGATCAAGTTTTCAGGAATGGCTCCGCAATTGACAACCACAAAAGGAGATCTGCTCCTTTCGCTCATGTCATGGACAGCCCTTGCAACAAGCTCCTTACCTGTACCTGACTCACCATATATAATAACCGGGGCGCTTGAACTGGCGGCCTGCATAATTACTTCATAAACTTTCTGCATCAAAGGACTCTTGCCGATAATATCACCGAACCTGAATCTCTCTTTTATACTGCCCCTTAACCTGACATTTTCGGCCCTCAGCCTCGCCTCATTCAGGCGAAACGACTCCTCCACCTTTTTCCTCTGGGAATAATCAGTAAAAATACCGGTCAGCCTCACAGGAGAGGAATTTCTGTCAGTCTCCACAACTCTTCCCCAGGCAAGAAACCATTTCCATGCCCCTTCTTTGGTTCTCACCCTAAATTCGACTTCAAAAGGCTCCTTCAGTTTGAGAAGCTTGCCACTGAAGAATTGATCTACAAGCGGAAGATCATAAGAATTTACCTGGGATCTCCATGTATCCACGGTAAACTTAAAAGAATCAGGATCATAACCAAGCATTTTGTAGTAACTCGGGCTGAAGTAAACTTCCTGTTTCTTCAGATTGACGTCCCACAGACCGTGGTTACTGGCCTCAAGCGCCAGAGAAAGCCTTTCCTCACTCTCTTTAAGGGAGTCTTCAATCCTCTTCTGTTCAGTAATATCCACACCTGTTGAGACAATATATTCATGTCCGCTGTCTCTTTGGTAAATTGTATTGGCCCAGGATATGAGCTTTGCCTCACCAAATTTTGTCACCCATGAGTTTACGGATATATTTGATTTGCATTTTTCAGACAGGGAGTTGTAACGGGCCCTCACAATATCCACTTCTGATGAAGGAATAAGAATGTCAAAAATACTCTTTCCAATTAACTCTGCAAGGCTGTATCCTGAAAGGTTCTCGCAAGCAGTGTTAGCATTTATCACAGCCCCCTTTTTATCTGTTATCAAAAAAAGTACGTCAGACACCTGAAAAACATCTGAAAGGAAAACTGACTCATTTTCAAAAATACGCTCTGATCCGCAAGAATCGATTCTTCTTGAAACGGCGGTATATATTCTCTCCCCCATATACATAGCAGGGGTAAAAACAGTCTCTGCCACAACTGGTCCGCTTTCTGAGGCCAAAGGGGATCTTATCATGTAAGAACCATTTCTCAGCAATTGAAGAACATCTGGAGTATTTTTTGAAAAACAAAAAATATCCTTGATGTTTATTGCGCGCTTGCCTGACTCACCGATGCCAAGCAAGTTTTCTGCCGAACTGTTTAAATGGATTATCTCTCCGTTTTCTTTTATTGCAAAAAAATAGTCGGATACTGCATTAAAACAGTCAAACGATTCTATATTTGAGGTTTCCATAATATCCTGTACTAAAAAACACCCATGGCCTGACCAAAAACAGGAGTGAGAAGATTTTTATTCCAAAAATGAAATACAAACTGTTATATTCGGATAAGTATTCATACAAAACAAGAAACTAAAAAAACAGCTATTTTTTTAGTTCCAACAGTTTTATTTTATACGCTGATAACAATAAGCTAAAAGCAATACACCTGCCCCACATTAAGCAAACTCAAAATCTTCTATTTCTTGGGAATATAGATACTTAAACAGAATTGGTCAGGGGAAACACAATATGAGCGATGACAAAAAAGTCCTTAGAAATTTTTTCAATGGCCTACCCCAGGAAATACTCAGAGAGATAATCAGTCTTTCAGCCATAAACAGATTGAACCACGGTGAATTTTTCGAAAGTGATACCACGGATACTATCTGTATTGTTATAGATGGCGAGGTTGTAATCTGTGAAGGCAATAATTTAAACAAGCCTGTACTCACAATAAAGTCAGGAGAATGTGCAAGACAGACTCTCCCTAAAATAACTGTTTCACCTGCAAGAGATTCCAGCGCAATGGTAATGGTTTTGAATAAAAGGCTTCTCGACATGATGCCTGAGCAAGCCCAGCTCTTTCTCTATAAAAAAATTTACGACTCTGATAATGAACGTATATCAAAATATCTTTTCGAACTCAAAAAATGTGATGAAAAAAGAGCGGTTCTTGTTGATTCTTTAAGGCAGAAAGGGCTGCAAAAGAACAAAGACCTGTCAAAATTCGAACCTGTCAGAAAGATT
Protein-coding regions in this window:
- a CDS encoding sigma-54-dependent Fis family transcriptional regulator; its protein translation is METSNIESFDCFNAVSDYFFAIKENGEIIHLNSSAENLLGIGESGKRAINIKDIFCFSKNTPDVLQLLRNGSYMIRSPLASESGPVVAETVFTPAMYMGERIYTAVSRRIDSCGSERIFENESVFLSDVFQVSDVLFLITDKKGAVINANTACENLSGYSLAELIGKSIFDILIPSSEVDIVRARYNSLSEKCKSNISVNSWVTKFGEAKLISWANTIYQRDSGHEYIVSTGVDITEQKRIEDSLKESEERLSLALEASNHGLWDVNLKKQEVYFSPSYYKMLGYDPDSFKFTVDTWRSQVNSYDLPLVDQFFSGKLLKLKEPFEVEFRVRTKEGAWKWFLAWGRVVETDRNSSPVRLTGIFTDYSQRKKVEESFRLNEARLRAENVRLRGSIKERFRFGDIIGKSPLMQKVYEVIMQAASSSAPVIIYGESGTGKELVARAVHDMSERSRSPFVVVNCGAIPENLIESEFFGYKKGAFSGAVRDNSGFIEQADQGSLFLDEIGEIGLGMQVKLLRAIEGGGFTPIGSNEVRHSNFRIIAATNRDLSALIKQGKMRRDFFYRIHVVPVNLPALRERVEDIPLLVQHFCEIFRNDEIESIPDHLISAMKKYVWPGNVRELQNAVHRYITLKTFDIPGFGVKDEMEADNIDFMTFFSGTSFKEAAKKFEKIFIKGILDMHSGNRTHASKYLDMERRTLLRKLKELEIE